From a single Pyxidicoccus xibeiensis genomic region:
- a CDS encoding MlaD family protein translates to MDERRLELKVGALVLATVVGVFALLWLMGELTLGSDTGLAVDFGHTGNVVEGAPVKLGGVQVGRVQAIRLLPERRDAQGRPMPVRMELAVAPEAVGALRTDARVTVATVGLLGEPYLELNPGSAQQALGAGEAVRGTDAPRLDLLAEQLSRFVEILSAMLEKDPEAVTELASNVSRLTKTLDRMLTENEGDVKVLASELAAASKDLRQLAALARESFQPGGKAARLLDDAAATAAVMRSELPGLTKSAGTTMEGLAAVTGALGPEDGQRVKLALERFTNAAGQLEGIAGRADRVLAKIEAGEGTAGAVLQDPTLYDELRTLVTDLRKHPWKILWKD, encoded by the coding sequence ATGGATGAGCGACGGCTGGAGCTGAAGGTGGGCGCCCTGGTGCTGGCGACGGTGGTGGGCGTGTTCGCGCTGCTGTGGCTGATGGGCGAGCTGACGCTGGGCTCGGACACGGGGCTGGCGGTGGACTTCGGCCACACGGGCAACGTGGTGGAGGGCGCGCCGGTGAAGCTGGGCGGCGTGCAGGTGGGCCGCGTGCAGGCGATTCGCCTCCTGCCCGAGCGGCGGGACGCACAGGGCCGGCCGATGCCGGTGCGCATGGAGCTGGCCGTGGCCCCGGAGGCCGTCGGCGCATTGCGCACGGACGCGCGGGTGACGGTGGCCACGGTGGGCCTGCTGGGAGAGCCGTACCTGGAGCTGAACCCGGGCTCCGCGCAGCAGGCGCTGGGCGCGGGAGAGGCGGTGCGCGGGACGGATGCGCCCCGGTTGGATCTGCTGGCGGAGCAGCTGTCGCGCTTCGTGGAGATTCTCTCCGCGATGCTGGAGAAGGACCCGGAAGCGGTGACGGAGCTGGCGTCGAACGTGTCGAGGCTGACGAAGACGTTGGACCGGATGCTGACGGAGAACGAGGGTGACGTGAAGGTGCTGGCCTCGGAGCTGGCGGCGGCATCGAAGGACCTGCGGCAGCTGGCGGCGCTGGCGCGCGAGTCCTTCCAGCCCGGAGGCAAGGCGGCGCGGCTGCTGGATGACGCGGCGGCCACGGCGGCGGTGATGCGCAGCGAGCTGCCCGGCCTGACGAAGTCGGCGGGGACGACGATGGAAGGCCTCGCGGCGGTGACGGGGGCCCTGGGCCCCGAGGACGGACAGCGCGTGAAGCTGGCGCTGGAGCGCTTCACGAACGCGGCGGGACAGCTGGAGGGCATTGCCGGGCGCGCGGACCGGGTGCTGGCGAAGATTGAGGCCGGAGAGGGCACGGCCGGCGCGGTGCTGCAGGACCCGACGCTCTACGACGAGCTGCGCACGCTGGTGACGGACCTGCGCAAGCACCCGTGGAAGATCCTCTGGAAGGACTGA
- a CDS encoding phospholipase D-like domain-containing protein yields the protein MFQRLLILFDATAAPEQVLIAARRLAPTPESVHLYGLSPERRDLEPPRPASLTALERLWEGVREWHVESGAGYQLEDHLETDAILQAARQHGSELVVVGPLLAASPRARMGVILSLAIRERLHVLSVGASCPGTPSPTARLAIAVASDGRGLGSVAEFLRRHERPAELVALTSTEAPERDGELQTLSHALGITETLRIEALSQGLRGRAEAFDKAASQWGADLLLAPTDAVDGMHALALGLLGARAMQDAHVPALLLPRTLPAAALFEERHSVSDSLLLPGRELRFAVERVGILPGVSVPEPGVLTVFEGGTPLGGAQHQGGTAVLPASWFSHVRQGHALALAFACDTASGALAPCHVLAPDRPLALIDSRLAPTAPRDGLATLGAACHLVFVRLRDSEPLDTHREHLRKLAPGLGTPLLIDASAWLDDARADDVPRLVDAQRLLRVATRLAMAGAAIAAVVTRDEHPLHHPFLRTLTPSECGLLPDGQAPEPLPVPEAPDTFARELALAGGSRCVGGHAIDFELDNGRARETLLAAIEGARSTVHWQCYIVEDDAVTARFSEALQRAAKRGVRVRLLVDALYSGHDSFGVMNPALVRLSGTPGIEVRAIAPLSGLPSILELKQRNHRKLLVVDTEQAFITGRNMGATYFTGFDEVALRRTSNYREVPWLDCGARLAGPLVSDIEHAFLAEWTRAGGEAFPVRAAAPAGELEARLVLHEGLKDTHTLDTQLALIRSACSRLVLVNTFPLLLELQHALVAALRRGVKVDILFGSVRPWYGQQIPFPGGALREVADRYVRSRLDAVIAAGGVAYEFAMPPAPEWEPELERVFPHVHAKLLVRDMDAVAVGSANLDVTAAYWESEALLVVHDTAFAERMLAALQSLLATSRRVDRDDSQWRTEAEQRAWVGRNWPSLVG from the coding sequence ATGTTCCAACGCCTGCTCATCCTCTTCGATGCCACCGCGGCTCCGGAGCAGGTGCTGATCGCGGCCCGCCGGCTCGCTCCGACTCCCGAGAGCGTCCACCTCTACGGCCTCTCCCCCGAGCGTCGCGACCTCGAGCCTCCACGCCCCGCGAGCCTCACGGCCCTGGAGCGGCTCTGGGAGGGCGTGCGGGAGTGGCACGTGGAGTCCGGCGCGGGCTACCAGCTCGAGGACCACCTGGAGACCGATGCCATCCTCCAGGCGGCCCGGCAGCACGGCTCCGAGCTGGTGGTGGTGGGCCCGCTGCTCGCCGCATCGCCCAGGGCTCGGATGGGCGTCATCCTGTCGCTCGCCATCCGGGAGCGGCTCCACGTGCTCTCGGTCGGCGCGAGCTGTCCTGGGACGCCCTCCCCTACTGCTCGCCTCGCCATCGCGGTGGCGTCCGATGGCAGGGGCCTGGGCTCGGTAGCGGAGTTCCTCAGGAGGCATGAGCGCCCCGCCGAGCTCGTCGCACTGACCTCGACGGAGGCCCCCGAGCGGGACGGCGAGCTTCAGACCCTCTCCCATGCGCTCGGCATCACGGAGACGCTGCGCATCGAGGCGCTCTCACAGGGACTGAGGGGCCGGGCGGAGGCCTTCGACAAGGCCGCCTCGCAGTGGGGCGCGGACCTCCTGCTCGCGCCCACGGACGCGGTTGACGGCATGCACGCGCTGGCGCTCGGCCTGCTGGGTGCCAGGGCGATGCAGGACGCGCATGTCCCCGCGCTGCTGTTGCCGCGCACGCTGCCCGCCGCCGCGCTGTTCGAGGAGCGGCATTCCGTGTCGGACTCGCTGCTCCTCCCCGGGAGGGAGCTCCGGTTCGCGGTGGAGCGTGTGGGAATCCTGCCCGGCGTCTCGGTGCCGGAGCCGGGCGTCCTGACGGTGTTCGAGGGCGGCACGCCGCTCGGTGGCGCGCAGCACCAGGGCGGCACCGCGGTCCTTCCGGCGTCCTGGTTCTCCCACGTCCGACAGGGGCACGCCCTCGCCCTCGCCTTCGCGTGTGACACCGCCAGCGGAGCGCTCGCGCCCTGCCATGTGCTCGCGCCCGACAGGCCGCTGGCGCTCATCGACAGCCGGCTCGCCCCGACAGCGCCACGGGATGGCCTGGCCACGCTGGGCGCCGCGTGTCACCTCGTCTTCGTCCGTCTGCGCGACAGCGAGCCGCTCGACACGCACCGGGAGCACCTGCGCAAGCTGGCACCGGGACTCGGGACGCCGCTCCTCATCGACGCCAGTGCCTGGCTCGACGACGCACGCGCGGATGACGTCCCCCGGCTGGTCGACGCCCAGCGCCTGCTCCGGGTGGCCACCCGTCTGGCCATGGCCGGCGCCGCCATTGCCGCGGTGGTCACCCGCGACGAGCACCCGCTCCACCATCCGTTCCTCCGCACGCTGACGCCGAGCGAGTGCGGCCTGCTGCCGGACGGCCAGGCACCGGAACCCCTGCCGGTGCCGGAGGCGCCGGACACCTTCGCACGAGAGCTGGCACTCGCGGGCGGCAGCCGGTGTGTCGGTGGCCATGCCATCGACTTCGAGCTCGACAACGGGCGGGCCCGGGAGACGCTGCTTGCCGCCATCGAAGGGGCCCGGAGCACCGTGCATTGGCAGTGCTACATCGTCGAGGACGACGCGGTGACGGCGCGGTTCTCGGAGGCGCTCCAGCGGGCGGCGAAGCGAGGCGTGCGCGTCCGCCTGCTGGTGGATGCGCTGTACAGCGGGCATGACTCGTTCGGGGTGATGAATCCGGCCCTCGTCCGCCTGTCGGGGACGCCGGGCATCGAGGTGCGTGCCATCGCGCCGCTGTCCGGGCTGCCGAGCATCCTCGAGCTGAAGCAGCGCAACCACCGGAAGCTGCTCGTGGTCGACACGGAGCAGGCCTTCATCACGGGGCGCAACATGGGGGCGACCTACTTCACGGGCTTCGACGAGGTCGCCCTCCGGCGGACGTCGAACTACCGCGAGGTGCCCTGGCTGGACTGTGGCGCACGGCTCGCCGGCCCCCTGGTCTCGGACATCGAGCACGCCTTCCTGGCGGAGTGGACCCGGGCGGGCGGTGAGGCCTTCCCGGTCCGCGCCGCTGCGCCGGCGGGAGAGCTGGAGGCACGGCTCGTCCTGCACGAGGGGCTCAAGGACACCCATACGCTGGACACGCAGCTCGCGCTCATCCGCAGTGCCTGCTCGCGGCTGGTGCTGGTGAATACCTTTCCGCTGCTCCTCGAGCTGCAGCACGCGCTCGTGGCCGCGCTCCGGCGTGGGGTGAAGGTGGACATCCTCTTCGGGAGCGTCCGGCCCTGGTATGGCCAGCAGATTCCGTTCCCGGGAGGCGCGCTGCGCGAGGTCGCGGACCGGTACGTCCGGAGCCGCCTCGACGCCGTCATCGCCGCGGGAGGTGTCGCCTACGAGTTCGCGATGCCACCGGCGCCGGAGTGGGAGCCCGAGCTGGAGCGGGTCTTCCCGCACGTGCATGCCAAGCTGCTCGTCCGAGACATGGATGCCGTGGCGGTGGGCAGCGCCAACCTGGATGTCACCGCGGCCTACTGGGAGAGCGAGGCGCTGCTGGTCGTCCACGACACGGCCTTCGCCGAGCGCATGCTCGCGGCGCTGCAGTCCCTGCTCGCCACCTCACGCAGGGTCGACCGCGACGACAGCCAGTGGCGCACCGAGGCCGAGCAGCGCGCGTGGGTGGGACGCAACTGGCCCTCGCTCGTGGGTTGA
- a CDS encoding viperin family antiviral radical SAM protein produces MHQPTVDDPTLSPFERRLASRTPNASGGSIPSGSNRTSQQHELPPSVNFHLWEPCNMRCRFCFATFQDVRAQVLPRGHLPKEAALRIVEMLCSHFQKITFAGGEPLLCPWLPELVQIAKERGATTMVVTNGSQLTPERIARLKGALDWVTLSIDSPFPATHVAMGRAVQGRAIDPEVYIATADRIRQAGMRFKVNTVVTSLNAGEDQGAFLRALRPERWKMLRVLPVEGQNSGKVDSLLCSDEDFRGFVARHQGLAAHGIALIPEDNEDMRGSYAMVDPAGRFFDNAGGGHRYSGPILEAGIERAWSQVHFEMARFDQRGGRYDFGGGR; encoded by the coding sequence ATGCATCAGCCCACAGTCGATGACCCCACCCTCTCCCCATTTGAGCGCCGCCTGGCATCGCGCACGCCCAACGCATCGGGTGGGAGCATTCCTTCCGGGTCAAACCGCACCTCCCAGCAGCACGAGTTGCCGCCCTCGGTCAACTTCCACCTGTGGGAGCCGTGCAACATGCGTTGCCGCTTCTGCTTCGCAACCTTCCAGGATGTCCGCGCCCAGGTCCTGCCTCGCGGACATCTTCCAAAGGAGGCGGCGCTGCGGATTGTGGAAATGCTTTGCTCCCACTTCCAGAAGATCACTTTCGCGGGAGGCGAGCCGCTCCTGTGTCCCTGGCTGCCCGAGTTGGTCCAAATCGCGAAGGAGCGCGGAGCGACGACCATGGTGGTGACCAATGGCAGTCAACTCACTCCCGAACGCATCGCGCGGCTCAAGGGCGCCCTCGACTGGGTCACGCTCAGCATCGACAGTCCCTTCCCCGCGACTCACGTGGCGATGGGCCGCGCGGTGCAGGGCCGGGCCATCGATCCGGAGGTCTACATCGCCACTGCGGACCGCATCCGGCAGGCTGGCATGCGCTTCAAGGTAAACACCGTCGTCACCTCGCTCAACGCAGGCGAAGACCAGGGCGCCTTCCTGCGTGCACTCCGTCCGGAGCGGTGGAAGATGCTCCGGGTCCTGCCCGTAGAGGGACAGAACAGCGGCAAGGTCGACTCGCTCCTGTGCTCCGACGAGGACTTCCGTGGCTTCGTCGCACGACACCAGGGGCTGGCCGCACACGGCATTGCCCTGATTCCCGAAGACAACGAGGACATGCGCGGTAGCTACGCCATGGTGGATCCCGCTGGGCGCTTCTTCGACAACGCTGGGGGTGGACACCGCTATAGCGGGCCCATCCTGGAAGCGGGCATCGAGCGAGCCTGGTCCCAGGTCCACTTCGAAATGGCACGCTTCGACCAGCGCGGCGGCCGGTATGACTTTGGAGGTGGGCGATGA
- a CDS encoding deoxynucleotide monophosphate kinase family protein has product MNPRNFICLAGVSGAGKDTVGSLLTRHHGFERVAIADPMKAILMTLFQLSPDQLWGDGRNSVDPRLGKSPRELYQRFGQTCVELDAEVWLRPFRLRVESLLKAEGRVVCTDLRTSREWKLARALGAELWLVERPGAGAPGALASHATEREAAGAERAQFDAVILNDGSLEALRSRVEETLCRAPAPRSQ; this is encoded by the coding sequence ATGAACCCTCGGAACTTCATCTGCCTGGCGGGCGTGTCTGGCGCCGGCAAGGACACAGTGGGCAGCCTCCTGACACGTCACCATGGCTTCGAACGGGTCGCCATTGCCGATCCCATGAAGGCCATCTTGATGACGCTCTTCCAGCTCAGCCCGGACCAACTGTGGGGCGATGGGCGCAACAGCGTCGACCCCCGATTGGGCAAGTCGCCTCGGGAGCTGTACCAGCGATTCGGGCAGACCTGCGTCGAGCTCGATGCCGAGGTATGGCTCCGCCCCTTCCGCCTGCGTGTGGAGTCGCTCCTGAAGGCCGAAGGCAGGGTGGTCTGCACGGATCTGCGCACCAGCCGTGAGTGGAAGCTGGCGCGGGCCCTGGGAGCAGAGCTGTGGCTCGTGGAGCGCCCGGGTGCAGGCGCCCCAGGGGCGCTGGCGAGCCATGCCACCGAACGAGAAGCGGCGGGAGCGGAGCGAGCCCAATTCGATGCCGTCATCCTGAATGACGGGTCGCTCGAAGCCCTGCGCTCCCGCGTGGAAGAAACCCTGTGCCGAGCACCCGCACCGCGCAGCCAGTAG
- a CDS encoding Fe2+-dependent dioxygenase, with protein sequence MMLHIPSVLTAEQVAHCRTVMERASWTDGRVTSGYQSAQVKKNLQLPDDGPAARELGDLVLSGLERSAMFISAALPQRVFPPLFNRYEPGMTFGSHVDSAIRPVTGTPLRVRTDVSATLFLSEPDSYDGGELVVEDTYGSHSVKLPAGDLIIYPASSLHHVTPVTRGVRLASFFWVQSMVRDVSRRAMLFDMDTAITQLNQEVPKSPALVMLTGVYHNLLRQWAEP encoded by the coding sequence ATGATGCTGCACATCCCCAGCGTGCTGACCGCCGAGCAGGTGGCCCACTGCCGCACGGTCATGGAGCGGGCCTCCTGGACGGACGGGCGTGTCACCTCCGGCTACCAGTCCGCGCAGGTGAAGAAGAACCTCCAGCTCCCCGACGACGGGCCGGCCGCGCGCGAGCTGGGCGACCTGGTGTTGTCGGGGCTGGAGCGCAGCGCGATGTTCATCTCCGCGGCGCTGCCGCAGCGGGTGTTCCCTCCGCTGTTCAACCGCTACGAGCCGGGGATGACGTTCGGCTCGCACGTGGACAGCGCCATCCGCCCGGTGACGGGGACGCCGCTGCGCGTGCGCACGGACGTGTCGGCGACGCTCTTCCTCTCCGAGCCGGACAGCTACGACGGCGGCGAGCTGGTGGTGGAGGACACCTACGGCAGCCACTCGGTGAAGCTGCCGGCCGGGGACCTCATCATCTACCCGGCGTCCAGCCTGCACCACGTGACGCCGGTGACGCGCGGCGTCCGGCTCGCGTCGTTCTTCTGGGTGCAGAGCATGGTGCGGGACGTGTCGCGCCGCGCGATGCTCTTCGACATGGACACGGCGATTACCCAGCTCAACCAGGAGGTGCCCAAGAGCCCCGCCCTGGTGATGCTGACGGGCGTGTACCACAACCTCCTGAGGCAGTGGGCGGAGCCCTGA
- a CDS encoding DEAD/DEAH box helicase yields the protein MKASPPPPVAPPHATFDSLGLKPALIEALSALGYEEPTPIQAAALPPLLAGKDLLGIAATGTGKTAAFALPLLNRIEPGTCRPNTTAALVLVPTRELAMQVSEAIHRYGQKLGVTVLPLYGGQVIGQQLRVLKRGVDVVVATPGRALDHLRRGTLQLDDVRTVVLDEADEMLDMGFAEDLEAILSGTPETRQTALFSATLPPRIASIAERHLREPVRVKIAREKVEQGEMPRVRQTAYVVPRAFKIATLGRLLDVESPTAAIIFCRTRTEVDDLTVSLNGRGWRAHALHGGMTQEQRDRVIKQLKSQGTDLLVATDVAARGLDIPRLSHVVNFDVPNAPEAYVHRIGRTGRAGREGVAITLVEPREHRLLRNIERVTGQRIEVATVPTVADLREKQQEMLRSALREALVAGELDSFRGAVEALASEFDAMDIAAAAVKLLQEAQDEGREGKEEEIPTVAPPVDRPPRPGMAGGRPGAPGAPGGRPGRPERGTKSRGGPPAWDITRLWIGAGRRAGMRPADVVGAIAGEAGLDSSKIGAIQIGDSFTLVEVPEPDANRIIAALKNATVRGKKVLVRKDQG from the coding sequence GTGAAAGCCTCTCCGCCTCCTCCCGTCGCCCCCCCTCACGCCACTTTCGACTCCCTGGGCCTCAAGCCCGCCCTCATCGAGGCGCTCAGCGCCCTCGGATATGAGGAGCCCACGCCCATCCAGGCCGCCGCCCTCCCGCCGCTGCTCGCGGGCAAGGACCTGCTCGGCATCGCCGCCACCGGCACCGGCAAGACGGCCGCGTTCGCCCTCCCCCTCCTCAACCGCATCGAGCCGGGCACCTGCCGCCCGAACACCACCGCCGCGCTGGTGCTCGTCCCCACGCGCGAGCTGGCCATGCAGGTCTCCGAGGCCATCCACCGCTACGGGCAGAAGCTCGGCGTCACCGTGCTGCCCCTCTACGGCGGGCAGGTCATCGGCCAGCAGCTGCGCGTCCTCAAGCGCGGCGTGGACGTCGTCGTCGCCACCCCCGGCCGCGCGCTGGACCACCTGCGCCGGGGCACGCTCCAGCTCGACGACGTGCGCACCGTCGTCCTGGACGAGGCCGACGAGATGCTCGACATGGGCTTCGCCGAGGACCTGGAGGCCATCCTCTCCGGCACGCCCGAGACGCGGCAGACCGCCCTCTTCTCCGCCACCCTCCCCCCGCGCATCGCCAGCATCGCCGAGCGCCACCTGCGCGAGCCAGTGCGCGTGAAGATTGCCCGCGAGAAGGTGGAGCAGGGCGAGATGCCCCGCGTCCGGCAGACGGCCTACGTCGTCCCGCGCGCCTTCAAGATTGCCACCCTGGGCCGCCTGCTCGACGTGGAGTCCCCCACCGCCGCCATCATCTTCTGCCGCACCCGCACGGAGGTGGATGACCTCACCGTCTCCCTCAACGGCCGCGGCTGGCGCGCCCACGCCCTGCACGGCGGCATGACGCAGGAGCAGAGAGACCGCGTCATCAAGCAGCTCAAGTCCCAGGGCACCGACCTGCTCGTGGCCACGGACGTGGCGGCGCGCGGTCTGGACATCCCCCGGCTGTCCCACGTGGTGAACTTCGACGTGCCCAACGCCCCCGAGGCGTACGTGCACCGCATCGGCCGCACGGGCCGCGCCGGCCGCGAGGGCGTGGCCATCACCCTCGTGGAGCCCCGCGAGCACCGGCTGCTGCGCAACATCGAGCGCGTCACCGGCCAGCGCATCGAGGTGGCCACGGTGCCCACCGTGGCGGACCTGCGCGAGAAGCAGCAGGAGATGCTGCGCTCCGCCCTGCGCGAGGCGCTGGTGGCCGGTGAGCTGGACTCCTTCCGCGGCGCGGTGGAGGCCCTGGCCTCCGAGTTCGACGCCATGGACATCGCCGCCGCCGCGGTGAAGCTCCTCCAGGAGGCCCAGGACGAGGGCCGCGAGGGCAAGGAGGAGGAGATCCCCACCGTGGCCCCGCCGGTGGACCGGCCCCCGCGGCCCGGAATGGCCGGCGGCAGGCCTGGAGCGCCCGGTGCGCCCGGCGGCAGGCCGGGACGCCCGGAGCGGGGCACCAAGAGCCGGGGAGGCCCACCGGCCTGGGACATCACCCGCCTGTGGATTGGCGCGGGCCGGCGCGCGGGCATGCGCCCGGCGGACGTGGTGGGCGCCATCGCCGGCGAGGCGGGGCTCGACTCGTCGAAGATTGGCGCCATCCAGATTGGCGACAGCTTCACGCTGGTGGAGGTGCCGGAGCCGGACGCCAACCGCATCATCGCCGCGCTGAAGAACGCCACGGTGCGCGGCAAGAAGGTCCTCGTCCGCAAGGACCAGGGCTGA
- a CDS encoding RNA polymerase sigma factor → MALVIFAFNVLIPIEGLAFFMTALTGFFGAAYLLERLGALSSGIFDGAVYLASALLLLGAMLAASVTAWNLIRRLAGQTKPPPLLLRWPWLVVGVILALACRAILPPDLGRSQQPVLAGALVLAAFTWAVLYSAYLLYALGWGGLSLSWRIARTSPFGAGMLTLACLGSTAFVFLLGALADELESSAGRLSAPRASASCNSPSVECSRQLLLASATMGATPSLSSGPSRTQSFRDCMESRYQDHTLLAKARSIAAEIVGPADAPDIVYESLLSVCLHSDRYRDFEQFFLRSVRNRALNGLRSARSCPIDLEPEPSCTLRPDDDYVRRETQLALQKSLCALGAEHRQVLLMHYFDDMSELEISQQLGIEYAAARKRVQRARDKLEIDFLQRCR, encoded by the coding sequence GTGGCGCTGGTGATCTTCGCCTTCAACGTGCTCATCCCCATCGAGGGGCTTGCCTTCTTCATGACGGCGCTGACGGGGTTCTTCGGAGCCGCGTACCTCCTCGAGCGACTGGGCGCGCTGTCCTCGGGCATCTTTGACGGCGCGGTGTACCTTGCGTCCGCGCTCTTGCTCCTGGGCGCGATGCTGGCCGCCTCCGTGACGGCCTGGAACCTCATCCGCCGACTCGCGGGGCAGACGAAGCCGCCTCCCCTACTACTGCGGTGGCCCTGGCTCGTCGTCGGCGTCATCTTGGCGCTGGCCTGCCGGGCCATCCTCCCTCCGGACCTTGGCCGAAGTCAGCAGCCCGTGCTGGCAGGTGCACTTGTACTGGCCGCGTTCACCTGGGCGGTGCTGTACTCCGCCTACCTCCTGTACGCGCTTGGCTGGGGAGGGCTCTCACTGTCCTGGCGCATCGCGCGGACATCGCCTTTCGGCGCGGGAATGCTCACCTTGGCGTGTCTGGGCAGCACCGCCTTCGTCTTCCTGCTGGGCGCCCTGGCCGACGAGCTCGAGTCCAGTGCCGGCAGGCTTTCCGCACCCCGGGCCTCCGCGAGTTGCAATTCACCCTCCGTCGAGTGTTCGCGCCAGTTGCTCCTGGCTTCCGCGACGATGGGAGCGACACCTTCCCTGTCGTCCGGGCCGTCTCGCACCCAGAGCTTCCGCGACTGCATGGAGAGCCGCTACCAGGACCACACCCTGCTTGCGAAGGCGCGGAGCATCGCGGCCGAGATCGTTGGACCGGCTGACGCACCGGATATCGTCTATGAATCCCTGCTCAGCGTCTGCCTGCATTCCGACCGGTATCGCGACTTCGAGCAGTTCTTCCTGCGTTCCGTCCGGAATCGTGCCCTCAACGGGTTGAGAAGCGCCAGGTCATGCCCGATTGACCTCGAGCCAGAGCCCTCTTGCACCCTGCGGCCTGACGACGACTACGTTCGGCGCGAGACCCAGCTCGCCTTGCAGAAGTCCCTGTGTGCCCTGGGAGCTGAACACCGTCAGGTTCTCTTGATGCATTACTTCGACGACATGAGCGAGCTGGAGATCTCCCAACAGCTCGGTATCGAGTACGCAGCCGCTCGGAAACGGGTCCAGCGGGCCCGGGACAAATTGGAGATCGATTTTCTCCAACGTTGCCGCTGA
- a CDS encoding ATP-binding cassette domain-containing protein — protein sequence MPAAVSPAPADDTLRFTDVQVKFEAGRRRVLDGLTAEVSTRELTFIAGASGSGKSVLCRMAVGLLRPDAGGVELWGERVDTRPERELVRLRRKAPYLVQGPALLDWRTLRENVRLADPEAPAEDVEAALAQVGLVEWADRLPPELGPGAKKRAAIARALVLKPRYLLLDEPTTGLDRRAASQVEEVLASLKQRGLGGLVVTHDYRQLKGLADRVLVVAGGRCAYLGPPAGFLESSAPELRVLTAPFMEGATDG from the coding sequence ATGCCCGCCGCAGTGAGCCCCGCCCCCGCCGATGACACGCTCCGCTTCACGGACGTGCAGGTGAAGTTCGAGGCGGGCCGGCGGCGCGTGCTGGACGGGCTGACGGCGGAGGTGTCCACGCGGGAGCTGACGTTCATCGCCGGAGCGAGCGGCTCCGGGAAGAGCGTGCTGTGCCGGATGGCGGTGGGGCTGCTGCGGCCGGATGCGGGAGGGGTGGAGCTGTGGGGCGAGCGGGTGGACACGCGGCCCGAGCGCGAGCTGGTGCGGCTGCGGCGGAAGGCGCCGTACCTGGTGCAGGGCCCGGCGCTGCTGGACTGGCGGACGCTGCGGGAGAACGTGAGGCTGGCGGACCCGGAGGCGCCCGCGGAGGACGTGGAGGCGGCGCTGGCGCAGGTGGGGCTGGTGGAGTGGGCGGACCGGCTGCCCCCGGAGCTGGGGCCCGGGGCGAAGAAGCGCGCGGCGATTGCCCGGGCGCTGGTGTTGAAGCCACGCTACCTGTTGCTGGACGAGCCCACCACGGGGCTGGACCGGCGGGCGGCCTCGCAGGTGGAAGAAGTGCTGGCCTCGCTGAAGCAGCGCGGCCTGGGAGGGCTGGTGGTGACGCACGACTACCGGCAGCTGAAGGGGCTGGCGGACCGGGTGCTGGTGGTGGCGGGCGGCAGGTGTGCGTACCTGGGCCCGCCGGCGGGATTCCTGGAGTCCTCCGCGCCCGAGCTTCGGGTGCTGACGGCGCCGTTCATGGAGGGCGCGACGGATGGATGA
- a CDS encoding thioredoxin family protein, protein MCRTDTPDITFGMVDTDQEAELSSAFAIRSIPTLRVFRDGIMLFEQAGTLPAAALKDLIRQRHALDMNEVRRQLVACEAGQKPGGAPRSDASGQV, encoded by the coding sequence ATGTGTCGGACGGATACCCCGGACATCACCTTCGGGATGGTCGACACCGACCAGGAAGCGGAGCTCTCCAGCGCGTTCGCGATCCGCTCCATCCCAACGCTGAGGGTCTTCCGCGACGGCATCATGCTCTTCGAACAGGCCGGAACGCTGCCAGCGGCGGCGCTCAAGGACCTCATCCGCCAGCGTCACGCGCTGGACATGAACGAGGTGCGCAGGCAGCTCGTGGCGTGCGAGGCCGGGCAGAAGCCCGGCGGCGCCCCCAGGTCTGACGCCAGCGGCCAAGTGTAG
- a CDS encoding type II secretion system protein GspG, whose amino-acid sequence MQPPRWKRGHYPDAAQGLGALVDAGFLEVAPQDPWEHDYIYRLEGGLPVLRSYGEDGAPGGDGIDADIVVRTSPPAVGEPLQGGVPSPATAP is encoded by the coding sequence CTGCAGCCGCCCCGCTGGAAACGCGGTCACTATCCGGACGCCGCCCAGGGCCTTGGCGCCCTGGTGGATGCCGGGTTCCTCGAGGTCGCCCCCCAGGACCCCTGGGAGCATGACTACATCTACCGCCTCGAAGGCGGCCTGCCCGTCCTGCGGTCCTACGGCGAGGATGGAGCGCCCGGCGGGGACGGCATCGACGCGGACATCGTCGTCCGGACGTCCCCTCCGGCCGTCGGCGAGCCGCTCCAGGGCGGCGTGCCTTCACCTGCCACGGCCCCGTGA